Proteins encoded within one genomic window of Triticum aestivum cultivar Chinese Spring chromosome 2D, IWGSC CS RefSeq v2.1, whole genome shotgun sequence:
- the LOC123051591 gene encoding serine/arginine-rich-splicing factor SR34 isoform X1 has translation MSRRWSRTIYVGNLPGDIREREVEDLFYKYGRIVEIDLKVPPRPPGFAFVEFEDPRDAEDAIHGRDGYNFDGNRLRVELAHGGRANSSSLPNSYGGGGRRGGVSRHTEYRVLVTGLPSSASWQDLKDHMRKAGDVCFSEVYREGGGTIGIVDYTNYDDMKYAIRKLDDTEFKNAFSRAPIRVKEYAGKSSRSYSRSRSRSRSGSYSRSPSPKKKPSRRSASRSRSRSVSSHSRSPSKERSPSRSPAKSQSPVAASPVVNGEAASPKRDPSKSPSRSRSPDAKSE, from the exons ATGAGTAGGCGCTGGAGCCGGACCATTTACGTTGGGAACCTCCCAGGGGATAtcagggagcgggaggtggaggATCTCTTCTACAAG TATGGACGGATAGTTGAAATTGACTTGAAGGTCCCCCCAAGGCCTCCTGGCTTTGCTTTTGTTGAG TTTGAAGATCCCCGTGATGCTGAAGATGCGATTCATGGCCGAGATGGCTACAACTTTGATGGGAATCGGCTTAGG GTTGAACTTGCACATGGCGGGAGGGCCAACTCTTCATCCCTTCCGAACAGCTATGGTGGTGGGGGACGCCGTGGTGGTGTCTCTAGGCATACGGAGTATCGTG TTCTGGTTACTGGACTACCTTCTTCTGCATCATGGCAAGATCTGAAG GACCATATGAGAAAGGCTGGTGATGTTTGTTTCTCTGAGGTGTACCGTGAGGGTGGTG GTACTATTGGAATTGTTGATTATACAAACTATGATGATATGAAGTATGCT ATAAGGAAGCTAGATGATACTGAATTTAAAAATGCCTTCTCTCGAGCGCCTATAAGG GTAAAGGAGTATGCTGGAAAAAGCAGCCGCTCCTATTCACGCAGCCGTAGCAGAAGCCGAAGTGGCAGCTACAGCAGGAGTCCAAG TCCAAAGAAAAAACCATCACGTCGTTCAGCGTCAAGATCTCGGTCGAGATCAGTTTCTTCCCATTCAAGGTCACCGTCAAAGGAACGCTCTCCATCAAG ATCACCAGCAAAATCCCAATCCCCTGTCGCTGCATCT CCCGTCGTCAATGGTGAAGCAGCAAGCCCCAAGAGGGACCCAAGCAAGAGCCCATCACGTTCCCGGTCtcctgat GCCAAATCAGAGTAA
- the LOC123051591 gene encoding serine/arginine-rich-splicing factor SR34 isoform X2, whose protein sequence is MSRRWSRTIYVGNLPGDIREREVEDLFYKYGRIVEIDLKVPPRPPGFAFVEFEDPRDAEDAIHGRDGYNFDGNRLRVELAHGGRANSSSLPNSYGGGGRRGGVSRHTEYRVLVTGLPSSASWQDLKDHMRKAGDVCFSEVYREGGGTIGIVDYTNYDDMKYAIRKLDDTEFKNAFSRAPIRVKEYAGKSSRSYSRSRSRSRSGSYSRSPSPKKKPSRRSASRSRSRSVSSHSRSPSKERSPSR, encoded by the exons ATGAGTAGGCGCTGGAGCCGGACCATTTACGTTGGGAACCTCCCAGGGGATAtcagggagcgggaggtggaggATCTCTTCTACAAG TATGGACGGATAGTTGAAATTGACTTGAAGGTCCCCCCAAGGCCTCCTGGCTTTGCTTTTGTTGAG TTTGAAGATCCCCGTGATGCTGAAGATGCGATTCATGGCCGAGATGGCTACAACTTTGATGGGAATCGGCTTAGG GTTGAACTTGCACATGGCGGGAGGGCCAACTCTTCATCCCTTCCGAACAGCTATGGTGGTGGGGGACGCCGTGGTGGTGTCTCTAGGCATACGGAGTATCGTG TTCTGGTTACTGGACTACCTTCTTCTGCATCATGGCAAGATCTGAAG GACCATATGAGAAAGGCTGGTGATGTTTGTTTCTCTGAGGTGTACCGTGAGGGTGGTG GTACTATTGGAATTGTTGATTATACAAACTATGATGATATGAAGTATGCT ATAAGGAAGCTAGATGATACTGAATTTAAAAATGCCTTCTCTCGAGCGCCTATAAGG GTAAAGGAGTATGCTGGAAAAAGCAGCCGCTCCTATTCACGCAGCCGTAGCAGAAGCCGAAGTGGCAGCTACAGCAGGAGTCCAAG TCCAAAGAAAAAACCATCACGTCGTTCAGCGTCAAGATCTCGGTCGAGATCAGTTTCTTCCCATTCAAGGTCACCGTCAAAGGAACGCTCTCCATCAAG ATGA
- the LOC123051592 gene encoding universal stress protein PHOS34 isoform X2 has translation MAEAKAAPAMVKEAEGSGRRKTVVLVAVDDSDHSYRALEWAVRHVATAGVAAELVVVHAKPPASSVVTFGSPAAAGDVVRVVDADLRKRAEDVVDGARRLCVANTVHGLIEVMEGEARYVLCDAVDKHHADLLVVGSHGYGAIKRAFLGSVSDYCAHHAHCSVMIVKQPKSKK, from the exons ATGGCGGAGGCCAAGGCTGCACCTGCGATGGTGAAGGAGGCCGAGGGCAGCGGTAGGAGGAAGACGGTGGTGCTGGTCGCCGTGGACGACAGCGACCACAGCTACCGCGCGCTGGAGTGGGCCGTGCGTCACGTGGCGACGGCCGGCGTGGCTGCCGAGCTCGTCGTCGTCCACGCCAAGCCCCCCGCGTCCTCCGTCGTCACCTTCGGCAGCCCCG CCGCCGCCGGGGACGTGGTGAGGGTCGTGGACGCGGACCTGCGCAAGAGGGCCGAGGACGTCGTCGACGGGGCGCGCCGCCTATGCGTCGCCAACACG GTGCATGGTCTGATAGAGGTGATGGAAGGAGAGGCGAGGTACGTGCTCTGCGACGCCGTCGACAAGCACCACGCCgatctgctcgtcgtcggcagccatGGCTACGGCGCCATCAAGAG GGCATTTCTCGGGAGCGTGAGCGACTACTGCGCCCATCACGCGCACTGCTCCGTCATGATAGTCAAGCAGCCCAAGTCCAAGAAATGA
- the LOC123051592 gene encoding universal stress protein PHOS34 isoform X1 has product MAEAKAAPAMVKEAEGSGRRKTVVLVAVDDSDHSYRALEWAVRHVATAGVAAELVVVHAKPPASSVVTFGSPAAAGDVVRVVDADLRKRAEDVVDGARRLCVANTVTATTPARRIARSQRHFCNMPNKSQVHGLIEVMEGEARYVLCDAVDKHHADLLVVGSHGYGAIKRAFLGSVSDYCAHHAHCSVMIVKQPKSKK; this is encoded by the exons ATGGCGGAGGCCAAGGCTGCACCTGCGATGGTGAAGGAGGCCGAGGGCAGCGGTAGGAGGAAGACGGTGGTGCTGGTCGCCGTGGACGACAGCGACCACAGCTACCGCGCGCTGGAGTGGGCCGTGCGTCACGTGGCGACGGCCGGCGTGGCTGCCGAGCTCGTCGTCGTCCACGCCAAGCCCCCCGCGTCCTCCGTCGTCACCTTCGGCAGCCCCG CCGCCGCCGGGGACGTGGTGAGGGTCGTGGACGCGGACCTGCGCAAGAGGGCCGAGGACGTCGTCGACGGGGCGCGCCGCCTATGCGTCGCCAACACGGTAACAGCCACGACCCCTGCTCGCCGCATTGCTCGATCACAGAGACATTTCTGTAACATGCCAAATAAATCGCAGGTGCATGGTCTGATAGAGGTGATGGAAGGAGAGGCGAGGTACGTGCTCTGCGACGCCGTCGACAAGCACCACGCCgatctgctcgtcgtcggcagccatGGCTACGGCGCCATCAAGAG GGCATTTCTCGGGAGCGTGAGCGACTACTGCGCCCATCACGCGCACTGCTCCGTCATGATAGTCAAGCAGCCCAAGTCCAAGAAATGA
- the LOC123051590 gene encoding F-box protein At5g07610, translating to MACTQMNCSKNGTTSAADLTDDLIIEILSLLPVKSVCRFKCVSRLWYLLISQHRKKLPQTISGFFYPMHRYNNEDGLIGFPTFDGISGDQKQLFPDSSLPFLTGYRQILPKDCCNGLIFCLCWKDSPIDEADYVVCNPATEEWVVLPDAGHRSDALEYRLGFDGAMSPHFHVFQILEGDEDYGYISGVNIYSSETGAWSYKENGWGDNEIQIVEMRGVFFNGMMHLLTCEFKILAVDTEGKTWRTISLLETMCVGNICLGPLAFIGQSQGRLYFINMRDNDSSKLSVWILEDYNGNEWIFKYNISTSQLFGELFGEKDHMLQRDYADLLFQRDYALIAIHPECNLIFFVWRCEDVLLSYDMDRGKVCVICSLKYHSYDTFPPYLPYVPCFSRIGRPRVEA from the coding sequence ATGGCTTGCACACAGATGAACTGCTCCAAGAACGGGACAACCTCCGCTGCTGACCTGACAGATGACCTTATCATCGAGATTCTGTCCCTGCTGCCTGTCAAGTCAGTGTGCCGATTCAAGTGTGTCTCCCGGCTCTGGTACCTCCTCATCTCCCAACACCGCAAAAAGCTGCCCCAGACCATCTCCGGTTTCTTCTACCCCATGCACAGATACAACAATGAGGATGGTTTGATAGGATTTCCCACTTTTGATGGTATTTCGGGGGACCAAAAGCAGCTATTCCCTGATTCCTCGTTGCCCTTCTTGACGGGATACAGGCAGATTTTGCCAAAGGACTGCTGCAATGGCCTTATTTTCTGCCTCTGCTGGAAGGACTCCCCAATAGACGAAGCTGATTATGTGGTATGTAATCCTGCCACTGAGGAATGGGTAGTCCTGCCTGATGCTGGCCATAGAAGCGATGCATTGGAGTACCGTTTGGGTTTCGATGGAGCCATGTCACCCCACTTCCATGTGTTCCAGATCCTAGAGGGTGATGAGGACTATGGATATATCTCAGGTGTTAATATCTACTCATCAGAGACAGGAGCCTGGAGTTACAAGGAAAATGGTTGGGGCGACAATGAGATTCAGATAGTTGAGATGAGAGGTGTCTTTTTCAATGGAATGATGCACTTGCTCACATGTGAGTTTAAGATACTAGCAGTTGACACGGAAGGCAAGACATGGAGGACCATTTCTTTGCTTGAAACCATGTGTGTTGGAAACATTTGTTTAGGTCCTCTAGCTTTTATTGGTCAATCTCAAGGGCGATTGTATTTTATAAATATGAGAGACAATGATAGCTCCAAATTATCAGTCTGGATTCTTGAGGACTATAATGGTAATGAATGGATCTTTAAGTACAACATCAGCACTTCACAACTTTTTGGGGAGCTTTTTGGGGAGAAGGATCACATGTTACAACGGGACTATGCTGATCTCTTGTTCCAAAGGGACTATGCTTTGATCGCAATCCATCCTGAGTGCAATTTGATATTCTTTGTTTGGAGGTGCGAGGATGTGCTACTGTCCTATGACATGGACCGTGGTAAAGTTTGTGTTATCTGCAGTCTAAAATATCACTCGTACGACACATTTCCTCCATATCTTCCCTATGTTCCATGTTTTTCACGCATTGGCAGACCAAGAGTGGAAGCATGA
- the LOC123051594 gene encoding F-box protein At5g07610 translates to MNRSKNGATSVADLTDDLIIEILSLLPVKSVCRFKCVSRLWYSLISHPEHRKRLPQTISGFFYPKHRLNDEYDVITFPTFDGISRDQEQLFPDSSLPFLTGYRQILPKDCCNGLIFCLCWKDPPIDEADYVVCNPATEEWVVLPDAGHRSDAIAYRLGFDGAMSLHFHVFQILEDDEDYGYISGVNIYSSETGAWSYKENGWGDNEIQIVEMRGVFFNGMMHLLTREFKILAVDTEGKTWRTISLLETMCDENIYLGHLAFIGQSQGRLYYINMRDNDSSKLSVWILEDYNGNEWIFKYNISTSQLFGELFGEKDVTLQRDYADLLLQRDYALIAIHPECNLIFFVWRCEDVLLSYDMDRGKARVICSLKEHSYHTFPPYLPYVPSFSRIGRPRVEA, encoded by the coding sequence ATGAACCGCTCCAAGAACGGGGCAACCTCCGTTGCTGACCTTACAGATGACCTTATCATCGAGATTCTGTCCCTGCTGCCAGTCAAGTCAGTGTGCCGATTCAAGTGTGTCTCCCGGCTCTGGTACAGCCTCATCTCCCACCCTGAACACCGCAAAAGGCTTCCCCAGACCATCTCCGGCTTCTTCTACCCCAAGCACAGACTCAATGATGAGTATGATGTGATAACATTTCCCACTTTTGATGGTATTTCAAGGGATCAAGAGCAGCTATTCCCTGATTCCTCGTTGCCCTTCTTGACGGGATACAGGCAGATTTTGCCAAAGGACTGCTGCAATGGCCTTATTTTCTGCCTCTGCTGGAAGGACCCCCCAATAGACGAAGCCGATTATGTGGTATGCAATCCTGCCACCGAGGAATGGGTAGTCCTGCCTGATGCTGGCCATAGAAGTGATGCAATAGCATACCGTTTGGGTTTCGATGGAGCCATGTCACTCCACTTCCATGTGTTCCAGATCctagaggatgatgaggactatGGATATATCTCAGGTGTTAATATCTACTCATCAGAGACAGGAGCCTGGAGTTACAAGGAAAATGGTTGGGGCGACAATGAGATTCAGATAGTTGAGATGAGAGGCGTCTTTTTCAATGGAATGATGCACTTGCTCACACGTGAGTTTAAGATACTAGCAGTTGACACTGAGGGTAAGACATGGAGGACCATTTCTTTGCTGGAAACTATGTGTGATGAAAACATTTATTTAGGTCATCTTGCTTTTATTGGTCAATCTCAAGGGCGACTGTATTATATAAATATGAGAGACAATGATAGCTCCAAATTATCAGTCTGGATTCTTGAGGACTATAATGGTAATGAATGGATCTTTAAGTACAACATCAGCACTTCACAACTTTTTGGGGAGCTTTTTGGGGAGAAGGATGTCACGTTACAACGGGACTATGCTGATCTCTTGTTGCAAAGGGACTATGCTTTGATCGCAATCCATCCTGAGTGCAATTTGATATTCTTTGTTTGGAGGTGCGAGGATGTGTTACTGTCATATGACATGGACCGTGGTAAAGCTCGTGTTATCTGCAGTCTAAAAGAGCACTCGTATCACACATTTCCTCCATATCTTCCCTATGTTCCATCTTTCTCACGCATTGGCAGACCAAGAGTGGAAGCCTGA